A window of the Candida orthopsilosis Co 90-125, chromosome 1 draft sequence genome harbors these coding sequences:
- a CDS encoding Rme1 protein (protein similar to S. cerevisiae meiotic regulator Rme1p), whose protein sequence is MSPLAAILQSYHAKVEEKNPIYHPVKKSGSLTSLSIDEVVVRVPSVSNDQNFTCQSAILLNEMLAQTPKPQFNDDAVLSHVRPVSVLFGAKDWLTDKVTIGFANHHCPQLSTSYPPNSSGFKFSNECDTNDRSNGQKPETSRNPSSTSSLSSANTVVSSIPVSKLYQNPHKAIEQSQLNQIQTDNDLYSLVEQNLRFTPTLYRMSPFAISHEFSIDDTQETCPLSICPWQLQPNKINYSQPTPIHLKLKRGLLENIQDVFNQTVDDDDEGILNLDQQEGSGFHDCIMEMSVPPSTSPKYYSLSRLSSPQLTKLSMFKFTTTPAPPDTFEIPVAPETTPVSNAGISVNVSPFSEHDENNHSDDDIAICKTETSPKSTWSDSSDFYHAATSGLDASRLKDYKKAFFGQYSKASITKVKMAESDKKFLRKNDSKSNYFTLIDNLDIFTCSKFACARRYNCPVKECPMYFLGIKKKAELKHHVHYEHLKNGLVKFSCREYEDEIMKILFVCNEAGCGKAFYRCDSLNRHVNLVHGNRRKGGVKRKLAVVVGEAENVDDEYVVNYDGDSELDNQSVSDSKVGTTSGKRRKLSN, encoded by the coding sequence tgttgaatgagaTGCTAGCTCAAACACCCAAGCCTCAATTTAATGACGATGCGGTATTGTCACATGTTAGACCAGTTAGTGTTCTCTTTGGCGCAAAAGATTGGTTGACTGATAAAGTCACCATTGGGTTTGCTAATCACCACTGCCCACAATTAAGTACAAGCTATCCCCCTAACAGTAGTGGATTCAAGTTTTCCAACGAATGTGACACCAACGATAGATCAAACGGACAAAAGCCGGAAACATCACGCAACCCTTCAAgtacatcatcattatcgtCTGCTAACACCGTGGTCTCATCAATACCTGTCTCCAAATTGTATCAAAATCCTCATAAGGCAATTGAACAGTCGCAGCTAAATCAGATTCAAACTGATAATGACTTATATTCTTTGGTTGAACAAAACTTGCGATTCACACCCACATTGTATCGAATGTCACCATTTGCAATTAGCCATGAATTTTCCATTGATGATACCCAAGAAACGTGCCCCCTTTCAATATGTCCGTGGCAATTACAACCAAACAAGATAAATTACCTGCAACCAACACCAATTCATCTAAAACTTAAAAGAGGTTTACTTGAAAACATCCAAGATGTGTTTAATCAAACAgttgacgatgatgatgagggCATCTTaaatttggatcaacaaGAAGGTTCAGGGTTTCATGATTGTATAATGGAGATGTCAGTTCCTCCGTCAACTTCACCAAAATACTACTCGTTGTCAAGATTATCATCTCCTCAGTTGACcaaattgtcaatgttcaaatttacaacaacacctGCACCACCAGATACATTTGAAATCCCCGTGGCTCCTGAAACTACTCCAGTGTCAAATGCTGGTATATCTGTCAATGTTAGTCCCTTTTCTGAACATGATGAGAATAATCATTCGGACGATGATATTGCCATTTGCAAGACTGAAACTTCCCCAAAATCAACCTGGAGTGACTCATCTGATTTTTACCATGCTGCCACCTCAGGGCTTGATGCGTCCAGGTTAAAAGATTATAAAAAGGCATTCTTTGGCCAATACAGTAAGGCATCCATCACAAAGGTTAAGATGGCTGAATCtgataaaaagtttttaCGCAAGAATGATctgaaatcaaattactttacattgattgataatttggATATATTCACatgttcaaaatttgctTGTGCAAGAAGGTACAACTGTCCTGTGAAAGAGTGTCCCATGTATTTCCTTGGtatcaaaaagaaagctgaattgaaacatcATGTACATTATGAGCACTTGAAAAATGGACTTGTTAAGTTTAGTTGTCGCGAATACGAAGATGaaataatgaagattttgtttgtttgtaatGAGGCTGGATGTGGTAAAGCTTTTTATCGGTGTGATTCACTAAACAGACATGTCAATTTGGTTCATGGGAATAGACGGAAAGGAGGTGTCAAAAGAAAGttggctgttgttgttggcgAAGCTGAAAACGTTGACGATGAATATGTGGTTAATTATGACGGTGATAGTGAGTTAGATAATCAAAGTGTTTCTGATAGTAAAGTGGGTACCACACtgggaaaaagaagaaagttgTCCAACTAA